Proteins from one Syngnathus scovelli strain Florida chromosome 17, RoL_Ssco_1.2, whole genome shotgun sequence genomic window:
- the ap1s3b gene encoding AP-1 complex subunit sigma-3b isoform X2, which yields MMRFLLLFSRQGKLRLQRWYTPMSDREKKKIIRDMTTAVLARQPRTCNFLHWKDLKIIYKRYASLYFCLAIEHQENELLALEVIHRYVELLDRYFGNVCELDIIFNFEKAYFILDEFLMGGEIQETSKQIVNRSIEASDMLQETMEEYMSKPAF from the exons ATG ATGCGCTTCCTGCTCCTCTTCAGTCGCCAGGGCAAGTTGCGCTTGCAGAGATGGTACACTCCCATGTCTGATCGTGAGAAGAAGAAGATCATCAGGGACATGACCACAGCCGTGTTGGCAAGGCAACCACGTACCTGTAACTTCCTGCACTGGAAAGACCTGAAGATTATCTACAAAAG ATACGCAAGCTTGTATTTCTGTTTGGCCATCGAGCACCAGGAGAATGAGCTGTTAGCTTTGGAGGTTATTCATCGCTACGTCGAGCTGCTGGACAGATACTTtggcaat GTGTGCGAGCTTGACATAATCTTCAACTTTGAGAAGGCCTATTTTATTTTGGACGAGTTCCTCATGGGAGGTGAAATCCAGGAAACCTCCAAGCAGATTGTCAACCGCTCCATCGAAGCCTCAGACATGTTGCAGGAG
- the ap1s3b gene encoding AP-1 complex subunit sigma-3b isoform X1, with the protein MMRFLLLFSRQGKLRLQRWYTPMSDREKKKIIRDMTTAVLARQPRTCNFLHWKDLKIIYKRYASLYFCLAIEHQENELLALEVIHRYVELLDRYFGNVCELDIIFNFEKAYFILDEFLMGGEIQETSKQIVNRSIEASDMLQEDGSNDWYEVELFGP; encoded by the exons ATG ATGCGCTTCCTGCTCCTCTTCAGTCGCCAGGGCAAGTTGCGCTTGCAGAGATGGTACACTCCCATGTCTGATCGTGAGAAGAAGAAGATCATCAGGGACATGACCACAGCCGTGTTGGCAAGGCAACCACGTACCTGTAACTTCCTGCACTGGAAAGACCTGAAGATTATCTACAAAAG ATACGCAAGCTTGTATTTCTGTTTGGCCATCGAGCACCAGGAGAATGAGCTGTTAGCTTTGGAGGTTATTCATCGCTACGTCGAGCTGCTGGACAGATACTTtggcaat GTGTGCGAGCTTGACATAATCTTCAACTTTGAGAAGGCCTATTTTATTTTGGACGAGTTCCTCATGGGAGGTGAAATCCAGGAAACCTCCAAGCAGATTGTCAACCGCTCCATCGAAGCCTCAGACATGTTGCAGGAG
- the miga1 gene encoding LOW QUALITY PROTEIN: mitoguardin 1 (The sequence of the model RefSeq protein was modified relative to this genomic sequence to represent the inferred CDS: inserted 2 bases in 1 codon) — protein sequence MTQWSQLSAKAAALRVIHLPLAVCGSVGQVQVSTGTKKLVAAAAFGAVSLLFLARRFQRRRGRKKAASPQWDQAGGVQLFISAPEDDKSNGQKTTVNHKLAFSLADPRERSESLASSADTSSSGTCALESSCWDRLGXGVAPTPESLYLMGMDLFEEALRRWEEALTFRGKEADDDLISVKTGAADAVTEDNAEDVMGAEFIHRLKSLLRKAYRLQGELEGVLEGTSEPWSKASSSRSDILSREEQEDACPRDSMSIASTDCFVSAVELSERRELRSIYTLTHHPFYEEALQMAEEGKISCRVLRTELLECLGDEDFLAKLHCVRQACQLILRERTTRLFLADAGKKILSSIIVKAQKSPKRFEEVFEEMTTRGVKHLNFYDVVLDFILMDSFEDLENPPVSIQNVVNNRWLNSSFKETAVASSCWSVLKQKRQHMKVADGFIARFYTLCEQISPVLAWGFLGPKSPLYDFCCFFKDRVVHFLKDVFDLDTVRYSSADSLAEDMLHLLHRRSQLLLAYLGAD from the exons ATGACGCAATGGTCCCAGCTTTCGGCCAAAGCCGCTGCCCTGCGTGTCATCCACCTGCCGCTGGCTGTGTGTGGCTCCGTGGGCCAGGTGCAG GTGAGCACGGGCACCAAGAAGCTGGTTGCCGCTGCAGCCTTCGGCGCTGTCTCGCTGCTCTTCCTGGCCCGCCGCTTCCAAAGGAGACGAGGGCGCAAGAAGGCCGCTTCGCCGCAATGGGATCAAGCCGGCGGCGTCCAGTTGTTCATCTCAGCGCCGGAGGATG ACAAGAGCAATGGTCAGAAGACGACGGTCAACCACAAGTTGGCTTTCTCGCTCGCAGACCCCAGGGAGCGTTCCGAGAGTCTAGCGTCCAGCGCGGACACCTCCAGCAGCGGCACCTGCGCCTTGGAGTCCAGCTGCTGGGATAGACTAGG CGGCGTGGCGCCCACTCCCGAGAGCCTCTACCTCATGG GtatggatttgtttgaagaggcGCTACGGCGGTGGGAAGAGGCGTTGACATTCAGGGGCAAGGAGGCGGATGACGACCTGATCTCGGTCAAGACTGGAGCTGCGGACGCCGTCACCGAGGACAACGCGGAA GATGTTATGGGTGCAGAGTTTATCCACAGGCTGAAGTCGCTGCTGCGGAAGGCTTACCGACTGCAGGGCGAGTTGGAGGGTGTGCTGGAGGGCACGTCAGAGCCTTGGTCCAAAgccagcagcagccgcagcg ATATTTTGTCTCGAGAGGAACAGGAAGACGCCTGTCCGAGAGACAGCATGAGCATCGCCTCCACCGACTGTTTTGTGTCCGCAGTCGAG TTGTCAGAGCGCAGAGAGCTGAGGAGCATCTACACGCTGACTCATCATCCCTTCTACGAGGAGGCCTTACAGATGGCGGAGGAGGGCAAGATCTCCTGCAGGGTGCTACG GACGGAGCTGTTGGAGTGCCTCGGCGACGAGGATTTCCTCGCCAAGTTGCACTGCGTGCGGCAGGCATGTCAG CTCATCCTGCGTGAAAGAACCACTCGGTTGTTTCTGGCTGACGCCGGGAAGAAGATTTTGTCATCCATCATCGTCAAAGCGCAGAAG AGCCCAAAGAGGTTTGAGGAAGTTTTTGAGGAGATGACCACACGAGGCGTTAAGCACCTCAACTTCTATGACGTGGTGCTGGACTTCATCCTGATGGACTCCTTCGAGGACCTGGAGAACCCGCCTGTCTCCATCCAGAACGTCGTCAACAACCGCTGGCTCAACAGCTCCTTCAAGGAGACG GCAGTGGCGTCAAGCTGCTGGTCGGTACTGAAGCAGAAGAGGCAGCATATGAAG GTTGCAGATGGCTTCATTGCCCGCTTCTACACACTGTGTGAGCAGATCAGTCCCGTGTTGGCGTGGGGCTTCTTGGGCCCTAAAAGCCCCCTGTACGACTTTTGCTGCTTCTTCAAG GATCGGGTGGTGCACTTCCTCAAGGACGTATTTGACCTGGATACGGTTCGCTACTCGAGCGCAGACAGCCTGGCCGAGGACATGTTGCACCTACTGCACCGTCGCTCCCAACTGCTGCTGGCTTACCTGGGCGCAGATTGA
- the fubp1 gene encoding far upstream element-binding protein 1 isoform X9, whose protein sequence is MSDYSSVAPPSSGGGMNDAYKDALQRARQIAAKISNDGVAAPPTSDFNYGGQKRPLEDADQPETKKVATNDAFSAMAAMGGPPRSISEEFKVPDGMVGFIIGRGGEQISRLQQESGCKIQIAPDSGGLPDRSVTLTGGPDAIQTAKRLLTEIVEKGRPSPAFHHNDGPGMTVQEIMVPASKAGLVIGKGGETIKSLQERAGVKMVMIQDGPQNTGADKPLRISGEPFKVQQAKEMVMELIRDQGFREQRGEYGSRIGGGGSGGETLDVPVPRFAVGIVIGRSGEMIKKIQSDTGVRIQFKPDDGSAPDRIAQIMGPPEQAQHAAEIISDLLRSVQAGGPPGHGGGRGRGRGQGNWNMGPPGGLQEFSFTVPTMKTGLIIGKGGETIKGISQQSGARIELQRNPPPPSDPNVKMFTVRGSPQQIDYARQLVEEKIGGPVTPMGGPHGPPGPHGGPGPHGPPGPPGPPGAPMGPYNPGPYNQGPPGPHGPPAPYQPQGWGNGYPHWQQGQPDPNKAAADANAAAWAAYYAQYGQQPQTPMTPSSGAPGTTQSNGQGDPQAAGQSGQADYTKAWEDYYKKMGQQSQQPQDYTKAWEEYYKKQGQAAPQAAAPAAAAAPATQPGGQPDYSAAWAEYYRQQAAYYGTGNPQTMGAAPQAPQALQGSGVSSSSSSSVLT, encoded by the exons ACCAACCAGAGACAAAGAAGGTGGCAACCAATGATG CCTTTTCTGCTATGGCAGCAATGGGTGGCCCCCCAAG ATCAATATCGGAGGAATTCAAGGTTCCCGATGGAATGGTTGGATTCA TCATCGGCCGAGGTGGCGAACAAATCTCACGTCTGCAGCAAGAATCGGGATGCAAAATACAGATCGCCCCTG ACAGCGGAGGCTTGCCCGATAGGTCGGTGACGTTGACGGGAGGACCAGACGCTATTCA GACGGCAAAGAGGCTGCTCACAGAGATCGTTGAGAAGGGACGACCGTCCCCGGCTTTCCACCACAACGACGGTCCAGGCATGACGGTTCAGGAGATTATGGTCCCTGCCTCTAAAGCCGGCCTCGTCATTGGCAAGGGAGGCGAGACCATCAAGAGTCTTCAG GAAAGAGCCGGAGTAAAGATGGTCATGATTCAAGACGGCCCCCAAAACACAGGCGCCGACAAACCTCTCCGTATTTCAGGAGAACCCTTTAAAGTTCAG CAAGCCAAAGAGATGGTGATGGAGCTGATCAGAGATCAGGGCTTCAGAGAGCAAAGGGGCGAGTACGGCTCCAGAATCGGAGGCGGCGGCAGTGGCGGCGAGACATTAGAT GTTCCGGTTCCCCGGTTTGCAGTCGGAATTGTGATCGGCAGAAGCGGAGAGATGATCAAAAAGATTCAGAGCGACACAGGCGTCAGGATCCAGTTTAAACCAG ATGATGGTAGCGCACCAGACAGGATAGCACAGATCATGGGTCCTCCTGAGCAAGCGCAGCATGCAGCAGAGATCATTTCAGACTTGCTGAGGAGCGTCCAGGCCGGCGGGCCTCCGGGTCACGGCGGCGGACGAGGCCGAGGGCGCGGGCAGGGAAATTGGAACATGGGGCCTCCGGGTGGGCTCCAGGAGTTCAGCTTCACCGTCCCGACCATGAAGACTGGCTTAATCATTGGAAAAG GTGGTGAGACTATCAAAGGAATCAGCCAACAGTCAGGGGCCAGGATTGAGCTGCAGAGgaatcctcctcctccctctgaCCCCAATGTGAAGATGTTCACTGTCAGGGGATCGCCCCAGCAGATTGACTACGCCAGGCAGCTGGTAGAGGAGAAGATTGGG GGACCCGTCACGCCAATGGGTGGCCCACATGGTCCCCCTGGTCCACACGGAGGTCCAGGCCCACATGGTCCTCCGGGCCCCCCGGGACCCCCCGGTGCACCGATGGGGCCGTACAACCCCGGGCCGTACAATCAGGGACCCCCGGGACCACA TGGTCCCCCAGCACCATACCAGCCTCAGGGGTGGGGCAACGGCTACCCACACTGGCAGCAAGGACAGCCTGATCCAA ACAAAGCAGCTGCAGATGCTAATGCCGCAGCGTGGGCAGCGTACTACGCTCAGTATGGCCAGCAACCTCAGACTCCCATGACGCCGTCAAGTGGTGCGCCAGGCAccactcagtccaacggtcaag GTGACCCACAGGCTGCAGGTCAGAGTGGACAGGCAGATTACACCAAGGCCTGGGAGGATTATTACAAGAAAATGG GTCAACAAAGTCAACAACCTCAGGACTACACTAAAGCCTGGGAGGAGTATTATAAGAAACAAG GTCAAGCGGCCCCTCAGGCGGCAgcaccggcggccgccgcggccCCCGCCACCCAACCCGGCGGGCAGCCGGACTATAGCGCCGCTTGGGCCGAGTACTACCGGCAGCAGGCGGCTTACTACGGCACGGGGAACCCACAGACCATGGGAGCGGCACCACAAGCCCCTCAG GCTTTACAGGGTTCCGGtgtgagcagcagcagtagcagcagtgtTCTAACCTAA
- the fubp1 gene encoding far upstream element-binding protein 1 isoform X4 — protein sequence MSDYSSVAPPSSGGGMNDAYKDALQRARQIAAKISNDGVAAPPTSDFNYGGQKRPLEDADQPETKKVATNDAFSAMAAMGGPPRSISEEFKVPDGMVGFIIGRGGEQISRLQQESGCKIQIAPDSGGLPDRSVTLTGGPDAIQTAKRLLTEIVEKGRPSPAFHHNDGPGMTVQEIMVPASKAGLVIGKGGETIKSLQERAGVKMVMIQDGPQNTGADKPLRISGEPFKVQQAKEMVMELIRDQGFREQRGEYGSRIGGGGSGGETLDVPVPRFAVGIVIGRSGEMIKKIQSDTGVRIQFKPDDGSAPDRIAQIMGPPEQAQHAAEIISDLLRSVQAGGPPGHGGGRGRGRGQGNWNMGPPGGLQEFSFTVPTMKTGLIIGKGGETIKGISQQSGARIELQRNPPPPSDPNVKMFTVRGSPQQIDYARQLVEEKIGGPVTPMGGPHGPPGPHGGPGPHGPPGPPGPPGAPMGPYNPGPYNQGPPGPHGPPAPYQPQGWGNGYPHWQQGQPDPSSDKAAADANAAAWAAYYAQYGQQPQTPMTPSSGAPGTTQSNGQGDPQAAGQSGQADYTKAWEDYYKKMGQQSQQPQDYTKAWEEYYKKQGQAAPQAAAPAAAAAPATQPGGQPDYSAAWAEYYRQQAAYYGTGNPQTMGAAPQAPQALQGSGVSSSSSSSVLT from the exons ACCAACCAGAGACAAAGAAGGTGGCAACCAATGATG CCTTTTCTGCTATGGCAGCAATGGGTGGCCCCCCAAG ATCAATATCGGAGGAATTCAAGGTTCCCGATGGAATGGTTGGATTCA TCATCGGCCGAGGTGGCGAACAAATCTCACGTCTGCAGCAAGAATCGGGATGCAAAATACAGATCGCCCCTG ACAGCGGAGGCTTGCCCGATAGGTCGGTGACGTTGACGGGAGGACCAGACGCTATTCA GACGGCAAAGAGGCTGCTCACAGAGATCGTTGAGAAGGGACGACCGTCCCCGGCTTTCCACCACAACGACGGTCCAGGCATGACGGTTCAGGAGATTATGGTCCCTGCCTCTAAAGCCGGCCTCGTCATTGGCAAGGGAGGCGAGACCATCAAGAGTCTTCAG GAAAGAGCCGGAGTAAAGATGGTCATGATTCAAGACGGCCCCCAAAACACAGGCGCCGACAAACCTCTCCGTATTTCAGGAGAACCCTTTAAAGTTCAG CAAGCCAAAGAGATGGTGATGGAGCTGATCAGAGATCAGGGCTTCAGAGAGCAAAGGGGCGAGTACGGCTCCAGAATCGGAGGCGGCGGCAGTGGCGGCGAGACATTAGAT GTTCCGGTTCCCCGGTTTGCAGTCGGAATTGTGATCGGCAGAAGCGGAGAGATGATCAAAAAGATTCAGAGCGACACAGGCGTCAGGATCCAGTTTAAACCAG ATGATGGTAGCGCACCAGACAGGATAGCACAGATCATGGGTCCTCCTGAGCAAGCGCAGCATGCAGCAGAGATCATTTCAGACTTGCTGAGGAGCGTCCAGGCCGGCGGGCCTCCGGGTCACGGCGGCGGACGAGGCCGAGGGCGCGGGCAGGGAAATTGGAACATGGGGCCTCCGGGTGGGCTCCAGGAGTTCAGCTTCACCGTCCCGACCATGAAGACTGGCTTAATCATTGGAAAAG GTGGTGAGACTATCAAAGGAATCAGCCAACAGTCAGGGGCCAGGATTGAGCTGCAGAGgaatcctcctcctccctctgaCCCCAATGTGAAGATGTTCACTGTCAGGGGATCGCCCCAGCAGATTGACTACGCCAGGCAGCTGGTAGAGGAGAAGATTGGG GGACCCGTCACGCCAATGGGTGGCCCACATGGTCCCCCTGGTCCACACGGAGGTCCAGGCCCACATGGTCCTCCGGGCCCCCCGGGACCCCCCGGTGCACCGATGGGGCCGTACAACCCCGGGCCGTACAATCAGGGACCCCCGGGACCACA TGGTCCCCCAGCACCATACCAGCCTCAGGGGTGGGGCAACGGCTACCCACACTGGCAGCAAGGACAGCCTGATCCAAGT TCAGACAAAGCAGCTGCAGATGCTAATGCCGCAGCGTGGGCAGCGTACTACGCTCAGTATGGCCAGCAACCTCAGACTCCCATGACGCCGTCAAGTGGTGCGCCAGGCAccactcagtccaacggtcaag GTGACCCACAGGCTGCAGGTCAGAGTGGACAGGCAGATTACACCAAGGCCTGGGAGGATTATTACAAGAAAATGG GTCAACAAAGTCAACAACCTCAGGACTACACTAAAGCCTGGGAGGAGTATTATAAGAAACAAG GTCAAGCGGCCCCTCAGGCGGCAgcaccggcggccgccgcggccCCCGCCACCCAACCCGGCGGGCAGCCGGACTATAGCGCCGCTTGGGCCGAGTACTACCGGCAGCAGGCGGCTTACTACGGCACGGGGAACCCACAGACCATGGGAGCGGCACCACAAGCCCCTCAG GCTTTACAGGGTTCCGGtgtgagcagcagcagtagcagcagtgtTCTAACCTAA
- the fubp1 gene encoding far upstream element-binding protein 1 isoform X8 — translation MSDYSSVAPPSSGGGMNDAYKDALQRARQIAAKISNDGVAAPPTSDFNYGGQKRPLEDADQPETKKVATNDAFSAMAAMGGPPRSISEEFKVPDGMVGFIIGRGGEQISRLQQESGCKIQIAPDSGGLPDRSVTLTGGPDAIQTAKRLLTEIVEKGRPSPAFHHNDGPGMTVQEIMVPASKAGLVIGKGGETIKSLQERAGVKMVMIQDGPQNTGADKPLRISGEPFKVQQAKEMVMELIRDQGFREQRGEYGSRIGGGGSGGETLDVPVPRFAVGIVIGRSGEMIKKIQSDTGVRIQFKPDDGSAPDRIAQIMGPPEQAQHAAEIISDLLRSVQAGGPPGHGGGRGRGRGQGNWNMGPPGGLQEFSFTVPTMKTGLIIGKGGETIKGISQQSGARIELQRNPPPPSDPNVKMFTVRGSPQQIDYARQLVEEKIGGPVTPMGGPHGPPGPHGGPGPHGPPGPPGPPGAPMGPYNPGPYNQGPPGPHGPPAPYQPQGWGNGYPHWQQGQPDPSSDKAAADANAAAWAAYYAQYGQQPQTPMTPSSGAPGTTQSNGQGQQSQQPQDYTKAWEEYYKKQGQAAPQAAAPAAAAAPATQPGGQPDYSAAWAEYYRQQAAYYGTGNPQTMGAAPQAPQALQGSGVSSSSSSSVLT, via the exons ACCAACCAGAGACAAAGAAGGTGGCAACCAATGATG CCTTTTCTGCTATGGCAGCAATGGGTGGCCCCCCAAG ATCAATATCGGAGGAATTCAAGGTTCCCGATGGAATGGTTGGATTCA TCATCGGCCGAGGTGGCGAACAAATCTCACGTCTGCAGCAAGAATCGGGATGCAAAATACAGATCGCCCCTG ACAGCGGAGGCTTGCCCGATAGGTCGGTGACGTTGACGGGAGGACCAGACGCTATTCA GACGGCAAAGAGGCTGCTCACAGAGATCGTTGAGAAGGGACGACCGTCCCCGGCTTTCCACCACAACGACGGTCCAGGCATGACGGTTCAGGAGATTATGGTCCCTGCCTCTAAAGCCGGCCTCGTCATTGGCAAGGGAGGCGAGACCATCAAGAGTCTTCAG GAAAGAGCCGGAGTAAAGATGGTCATGATTCAAGACGGCCCCCAAAACACAGGCGCCGACAAACCTCTCCGTATTTCAGGAGAACCCTTTAAAGTTCAG CAAGCCAAAGAGATGGTGATGGAGCTGATCAGAGATCAGGGCTTCAGAGAGCAAAGGGGCGAGTACGGCTCCAGAATCGGAGGCGGCGGCAGTGGCGGCGAGACATTAGAT GTTCCGGTTCCCCGGTTTGCAGTCGGAATTGTGATCGGCAGAAGCGGAGAGATGATCAAAAAGATTCAGAGCGACACAGGCGTCAGGATCCAGTTTAAACCAG ATGATGGTAGCGCACCAGACAGGATAGCACAGATCATGGGTCCTCCTGAGCAAGCGCAGCATGCAGCAGAGATCATTTCAGACTTGCTGAGGAGCGTCCAGGCCGGCGGGCCTCCGGGTCACGGCGGCGGACGAGGCCGAGGGCGCGGGCAGGGAAATTGGAACATGGGGCCTCCGGGTGGGCTCCAGGAGTTCAGCTTCACCGTCCCGACCATGAAGACTGGCTTAATCATTGGAAAAG GTGGTGAGACTATCAAAGGAATCAGCCAACAGTCAGGGGCCAGGATTGAGCTGCAGAGgaatcctcctcctccctctgaCCCCAATGTGAAGATGTTCACTGTCAGGGGATCGCCCCAGCAGATTGACTACGCCAGGCAGCTGGTAGAGGAGAAGATTGGG GGACCCGTCACGCCAATGGGTGGCCCACATGGTCCCCCTGGTCCACACGGAGGTCCAGGCCCACATGGTCCTCCGGGCCCCCCGGGACCCCCCGGTGCACCGATGGGGCCGTACAACCCCGGGCCGTACAATCAGGGACCCCCGGGACCACA TGGTCCCCCAGCACCATACCAGCCTCAGGGGTGGGGCAACGGCTACCCACACTGGCAGCAAGGACAGCCTGATCCAAGT TCAGACAAAGCAGCTGCAGATGCTAATGCCGCAGCGTGGGCAGCGTACTACGCTCAGTATGGCCAGCAACCTCAGACTCCCATGACGCCGTCAAGTGGTGCGCCAGGCAccactcagtccaacggtcaag GTCAACAAAGTCAACAACCTCAGGACTACACTAAAGCCTGGGAGGAGTATTATAAGAAACAAG GTCAAGCGGCCCCTCAGGCGGCAgcaccggcggccgccgcggccCCCGCCACCCAACCCGGCGGGCAGCCGGACTATAGCGCCGCTTGGGCCGAGTACTACCGGCAGCAGGCGGCTTACTACGGCACGGGGAACCCACAGACCATGGGAGCGGCACCACAAGCCCCTCAG GCTTTACAGGGTTCCGGtgtgagcagcagcagtagcagcagtgtTCTAACCTAA